A part of Nitrospinota bacterium genomic DNA contains:
- a CDS encoding ethylbenzene dehydrogenase-related protein: MNDPSNDTSKVYPPSEQQSPLPTAHENHGKDKLTLGETVYKHMCVFCHGQDGNGGGKAMAYLYPWPRDFRKGVFKHRSTPAGSLPLDEDIYQTIVHGVPGTSMPAWGDALTEDETRSVVQYLKRFSKRFAEEKPADPVVIQSVPPTTPEDIKKGQDLFDELRCSRCHGTDLKGGGPLSDELYDIWDHRVFIYDLTNPNTFKFGYEKKDLFLTLTTGLDGTPMKAYNDRTDEERWALAAFVRSNIQEVTLQDAKYETDLKVKKIENEIDLDPDNPLWDAVPVQKVHMLPLSARTNPVNQIKFQSVVNDEGIAFRLEWEDEIADRSSSRHQDFKDAVALEFSLGDVLLHTHGHNEPFFGMGNRGKVVNIWQWRADWQTEIETKEKLEYATKGMDMDTMIFGGEVNPVDALNPFRDVPVEELNAEGFGTLTPQPQTKQNVLGKGVWKDGKWRVVFYRVLDSLNKWDIKFQSKQPVLIAFAVWDGAHQDRNGRKVVSMWQRFHLDP, translated from the coding sequence GTGAATGACCCAAGCAACGACACAAGCAAAGTTTATCCTCCTTCCGAGCAACAATCCCCACTCCCGACAGCGCACGAAAATCACGGTAAAGACAAGCTCACGCTTGGAGAAACCGTTTACAAGCATATGTGCGTTTTTTGCCATGGGCAGGATGGCAACGGCGGCGGCAAAGCCATGGCCTATCTTTACCCCTGGCCCAGGGATTTCCGCAAAGGCGTGTTCAAGCATCGCTCGACTCCAGCCGGTTCTCTGCCTCTGGATGAAGATATTTATCAAACCATTGTCCACGGGGTTCCGGGTACGTCCATGCCTGCCTGGGGAGATGCCCTGACCGAAGATGAAACCCGGTCTGTGGTCCAATACCTCAAACGATTTTCCAAACGATTTGCGGAGGAAAAACCCGCAGACCCTGTGGTCATCCAATCCGTTCCGCCTACCACCCCTGAAGATATAAAAAAGGGTCAAGATCTTTTTGACGAACTCCGTTGTTCCCGCTGTCACGGAACCGATCTTAAAGGGGGCGGTCCCCTTTCGGACGAGCTTTACGACATTTGGGACCACCGCGTGTTTATTTATGACCTGACCAACCCCAATACCTTCAAATTCGGATATGAAAAAAAGGATCTTTTTCTGACCTTGACGACAGGGCTCGACGGCACACCCATGAAGGCTTACAACGACCGCACGGATGAAGAACGCTGGGCCCTTGCCGCTTTTGTGCGCTCCAATATTCAGGAGGTCACCCTTCAGGACGCCAAATATGAGACCGACCTTAAAGTAAAGAAAATCGAAAATGAGATCGATCTGGACCCGGATAACCCCTTATGGGATGCGGTCCCTGTTCAAAAAGTTCACATGCTTCCGCTCAGCGCCAGAACCAATCCCGTGAATCAGATCAAATTTCAATCCGTAGTCAATGATGAGGGCATCGCCTTTCGTTTGGAATGGGAAGATGAAATTGCCGATCGGTCCTCCAGCCGGCATCAGGATTTTAAGGACGCTGTGGCCCTGGAATTTTCATTGGGAGATGTGCTGTTACACACACATGGGCATAACGAACCCTTTTTTGGCATGGGGAACCGCGGCAAGGTTGTGAACATCTGGCAATGGCGAGCCGACTGGCAGACGGAAATTGAGACCAAGGAAAAGCTTGAATACGCTACCAAAGGCATGGATATGGACACAATGATCTTTGGCGGCGAGGTCAATCCGGTGGACGCTTTAAATCCCTTCAGGGATGTTCCGGTGGAGGAGTTGAACGCCGAGGGATTTGGAACCTTGACACCTCAACCTCAAACCAAGCAGAATGTCCTTGGAAAAGGGGTCTGGAAGGATGGCAAATGGCGGGTTGTTTTTTATAGGGTCTTGGATTCTTTGAATAAATGGGATATAAAGTTTCAAAGCAAACAACCTGTGTTAATTGCCTTCGCTGTTTGGGACGGAGCGCATCAAGATAGAAATGGGCGTAAAGTGGTTTCCATGTGGCAGCGCTTTCATTTGGATCCATAG
- a CDS encoding STAS domain-containing protein, translated as MEKIHKEILGLMGKIDIDCRDENGLIVVDLKGQLDIYNSGDVQKLIEAYRQRGFHKFVVNLENVTYLDSSTISVFINCFQTLEKVEGTFLLAGLQGAPKETFEMAKLHDVFELYPDVASALKSQT; from the coding sequence ATGGAAAAAATTCACAAAGAAATTCTGGGATTGATGGGAAAGATTGACATCGATTGCCGGGATGAAAATGGTTTGATCGTCGTAGACCTGAAAGGCCAACTGGATATTTATAATTCCGGTGATGTGCAGAAACTGATTGAAGCTTACCGGCAAAGAGGATTCCATAAGTTCGTCGTGAACCTGGAAAACGTGACTTATCTGGACAGTTCAACCATCAGCGTTTTTATCAATTGCTTCCAGACTTTGGAGAAAGTCGAGGGTACATTTTTACTGGCAGGGCTTCAGGGAGCGCCAAAGGAAACGTTTGAAATGGCAAAACTTCATGATGTTTTTGAACTTTATCCCGACGTTGCATCCGCACTCAAAAGCCAGACCTGA